A portion of the Halobacillus ihumii genome contains these proteins:
- a CDS encoding glucose PTS transporter subunit IIA: protein MSNQKQGYNDKTDLPKEEKDSTLSKVLDVISGSFTPIIGVLAGAGLLKALLSILTSLGWMSSESGTYVILSIAGDTVFHFLPVFLGVSIALKLGANGYVGGVIGASLLAPELVHLVEDGVKTIDFLGFPVLLADYSSTVFPIFIAMFVYAGLDKLLKKVIYKDIQMFINPMISLLILVPLTMLVFGPIGTVLGEGLGMVINFLSERSGLLAGAVMGSAWTFLTIMGLHWTVIPLAIANLATGPDPIIAMAAAAPFAQVGIGIAVILKTKDKELKALAASGVVPGALAGTTEAINYGIIVRYRRTMIYVAFAGAVGGAINGSLGTAMNDFVLPSVLSIPAFSPILKFLLGIGVAFALGFILTYLFGYEGKNKKEDNDYKHIISGVKAETIMSPLQGKVTSLTKITEPLFSSGTVGNGIAIEPEDGKVFSPVNGVITTQFPTAHAIGVTSDDGAEVLIYIGVDTVKLNGKYFTPQVKQGDKVTQGQLLLEFDKDKIKASGYQATTPVVITNKEEYLNINATKNSQVKLKEDLLKLTV from the coding sequence TTGAGTAATCAGAAACAAGGGTATAACGACAAAACCGATTTACCAAAGGAAGAAAAAGATTCAACACTATCTAAAGTTTTAGATGTCATTTCGGGCAGTTTCACCCCGATTATCGGGGTGCTTGCTGGTGCGGGCTTGCTTAAAGCATTGTTATCGATTTTAACCTCGTTAGGTTGGATGTCTTCTGAAAGCGGTACCTATGTTATTTTATCCATTGCTGGTGATACCGTTTTTCATTTCCTTCCCGTATTTTTAGGGGTTTCAATAGCCCTTAAGCTTGGTGCCAACGGCTATGTTGGAGGGGTTATTGGGGCATCGCTACTAGCACCGGAACTTGTACATCTGGTAGAAGATGGAGTAAAGACAATTGACTTTTTGGGATTTCCTGTTCTGTTAGCGGACTATTCTTCCACTGTTTTTCCAATTTTTATAGCAATGTTCGTTTATGCTGGTTTAGATAAACTGTTGAAAAAAGTAATATATAAAGATATTCAAATGTTTATTAACCCAATGATTTCATTACTTATCCTTGTGCCCTTAACAATGCTTGTGTTCGGTCCTATAGGAACTGTGCTTGGTGAAGGCCTCGGAATGGTTATTAATTTCTTAAGTGAAAGAAGTGGTCTTCTAGCAGGAGCTGTTATGGGCAGTGCTTGGACATTTCTGACAATCATGGGTTTGCATTGGACTGTCATTCCACTCGCTATTGCCAATTTAGCAACAGGTCCTGACCCAATTATTGCTATGGCTGCAGCAGCCCCATTTGCACAAGTTGGCATAGGAATTGCTGTTATATTAAAAACGAAAGACAAAGAGTTGAAGGCTCTGGCTGCAAGTGGGGTTGTACCTGGGGCTTTGGCGGGAACCACCGAGGCCATCAATTACGGAATTATCGTACGATATAGACGGACAATGATTTATGTGGCTTTCGCAGGAGCAGTAGGGGGTGCCATAAATGGAAGTTTAGGTACTGCAATGAATGATTTCGTACTTCCGAGTGTTCTATCAATTCCAGCATTTTCACCAATATTAAAATTTCTACTCGGAATTGGAGTTGCGTTTGCTTTAGGTTTCATTCTAACCTATCTATTTGGATATGAGGGAAAAAACAAAAAGGAAGATAATGATTACAAGCATATTATTTCTGGAGTAAAAGCCGAAACAATAATGAGCCCGCTTCAAGGCAAAGTAACATCGTTAACAAAAATAACCGAACCACTTTTTTCGAGTGGAACAGTAGGGAATGGAATTGCCATTGAGCCCGAAGATGGTAAGGTGTTTTCACCTGTTAATGGTGTAATCACAACTCAATTCCCAACGGCACATGCAATTGGTGTGACCTCTGATGATGGAGCGGAAGTGCTTATTTATATCGGCGTCGATACTGTGAAACTGAACGGAAAATATTTCACGCCACAGGTTAAGCAAGGCGACAAAGTAACACAAGGTCAGCTGCTTCTTGAATTCGACAAAGATAAAATTAAAGCATCTGGTTACCAAGCAACGACACCTGTTGTTATTACAAATAAGGAAGAGTATCTCAACATCAATGCTACTAAAAATTCTCAGGTTAAATTAAAGGAAGATTTGTTGAAATTAACTGTTTAA
- a CDS encoding helix-turn-helix domain-containing protein produces MEQSKVISTAMKIQHVTNLNVYVLDQYGDLSYHLESISIPDFMPGSGEEAILDLHEKMVQEDQLYYYSNEWKLHYIGYSFIDKKDSYFIIIGPYFEQTLDFYRLTLEYKLSSKQSEELRMISDKIYILSEEEASSMASVLCQFKSMMTNEVTPITVVSEKTTRPEQMKVHHFDMDEEAELINLRYMIEKDFLHAVEQGDKTAALKLMNSNNLKFLFSFSERFPNQPMRRLKNLAIILNTLLRTAAGNSSVPALLIHRISDKYAYEIENAGQLAALYQLEDCMIEEYCDLVLSNSLKNYSTMTQKVIEYLLSFYDKQIDKEELASLCNVHSGHLSRKFKQQTNMTITEYQKILRLQQAKHLLKTENLPVEEVAWLVGYDDPSYFTRVFKKETGSTPTQFIEREVQ; encoded by the coding sequence ATGGAACAATCAAAGGTCATTTCTACAGCTATGAAAATACAGCATGTTACAAATTTAAATGTATATGTACTAGATCAATATGGAGATCTCAGCTATCACCTTGAATCCATCTCAATCCCGGATTTTATGCCGGGCTCAGGGGAAGAAGCTATTTTGGACTTACACGAAAAAATGGTACAGGAAGATCAACTTTATTATTATTCGAATGAATGGAAATTACACTATATCGGATATTCTTTCATTGATAAAAAAGACTCATATTTCATAATCATCGGTCCATACTTTGAGCAGACTCTTGATTTTTATAGACTGACACTGGAATATAAACTCAGCAGTAAACAAAGTGAAGAGCTAAGAATGATCAGTGATAAAATTTATATATTATCTGAGGAGGAAGCTAGCAGTATGGCGAGCGTACTTTGCCAGTTTAAATCGATGATGACCAATGAAGTGACACCAATCACAGTTGTTTCCGAGAAAACTACACGTCCTGAACAGATGAAGGTGCACCACTTCGACATGGATGAGGAAGCTGAACTGATAAATTTACGCTATATGATAGAGAAGGACTTTTTGCATGCAGTAGAACAAGGAGATAAAACAGCAGCACTAAAACTGATGAATTCTAACAATTTGAAGTTCCTGTTCTCTTTTTCAGAACGATTTCCCAATCAGCCAATGCGAAGGCTGAAAAACTTGGCGATTATATTAAATACATTGCTGCGAACGGCAGCAGGAAATAGCAGTGTGCCTGCCTTATTGATTCATCGTATTTCTGATAAATATGCATATGAAATTGAAAATGCCGGTCAATTAGCTGCACTCTATCAATTGGAAGATTGCATGATAGAAGAATATTGCGATTTAGTCTTGTCAAACTCATTAAAAAATTACTCAACTATGACACAGAAAGTTATTGAATACTTGTTAAGCTTTTATGATAAACAAATAGATAAGGAAGAACTAGCCTCACTTTGTAATGTCCACTCGGGTCATTTATCCCGAAAATTTAAACAGCAGACAAATATGACGATAACTGAATACCAAAAAATTTTGAGACTACAACAAGCAAAGCATCTATTAAAGACTGAAAACCTGCCAGTTGAAGAAGTAGCCTGGCTAGTGGGTTATGATGATCCTTCTTACTTTACAAGAGTTTTTAAAAAGGAAACAGGAAGCACCCCCACTCAATTTATTGAGAGAGAGGTCCAATAA
- a CDS encoding metal-dependent hydrolase, translating to MANVLINHIPSTALHLVVGSLIMYIFFGKKSFFLHERIKIISLGVVVLIPDLPKLAGGNLTHSLFALPWLALLAAFFVRKITKEPLEKSWLASLSTLLFGAIVIDFIGNGAQLFYPLTNNIFEFTIIQKEIWLVCALFAVFSATLIFNDKPLLIISLCIVSLLIAGKAVSKLELENRLEAKYGGNQIYVIVTKPEEYLGLTWRFSVLTEEKVIQGTSPVFQKGITIKRTIKH from the coding sequence ATGGCAAACGTTTTGATCAATCATATCCCTTCTACTGCCTTACATTTGGTAGTGGGATCATTAATTATGTACATATTTTTCGGTAAAAAAAGCTTTTTTCTGCATGAACGAATAAAAATTATCAGCCTGGGGGTCGTCGTACTCATACCAGACCTGCCAAAATTGGCAGGTGGCAACCTGACTCACTCCCTGTTCGCACTTCCCTGGTTAGCCCTGCTGGCAGCTTTTTTTGTGAGAAAGATTACAAAGGAGCCTCTGGAAAAGTCATGGCTTGCTTCTCTTTCCACCTTATTATTCGGTGCGATTGTCATCGACTTTATCGGAAATGGGGCACAGTTGTTCTACCCACTGACAAACAACATTTTCGAGTTTACCATTATTCAAAAAGAAATTTGGCTGGTTTGTGCTTTATTTGCCGTTTTTTCTGCAACTTTAATTTTTAACGATAAACCTTTATTAATCATCAGTTTATGCATTGTAAGTTTATTGATAGCAGGGAAAGCTGTCTCTAAACTGGAGCTTGAAAACAGACTTGAAGCTAAATATGGTGGAAATCAAATCTACGTTATCGTCACTAAACCGGAAGAATATTTAGGTTTAACCTGGAGATTCTCCGTACTTACGGAGGAAAAGGTAATTCAAGGAACCTCCCCTGTCTTTCAAAAAGGAATAACGATAAAACGAACCATTAAACATTAA
- a CDS encoding amino acid permease, whose protein sequence is MTKTKSSDHTKKLQWWQLSLIGVGCIIGTGFFLGSSLAIRNAGPAVLVAFILAAIGTYIVFQALAKLTAEHPEKGSFRSYAKKAFGRWAGFSNGWVYWSSELLIMGSQLTALAIFSQYWFPNLPLWLLSTIFGVLGIGVICTGVAGFERVENIFAIIKTAAIFMFIIIAILALTGVLSESRPEQTLHFGYTELFPQGLTGVWTALLFAFYAFGGIEVMGIMANELKDPKDASKSGRIMLFLLGIIYVVSLGLALFLIPWKQFNPDESPFITALTPFHLSFVPHVFNGALIIAGFSTMVASLYAITSILATLSEDGDAPAYFAAKSKRDVPIHALFLTISGLGASILVALLLPEKVFEYLTTAAGLMLLYNWLFILFSYKKLMKLNAVERVTRGAGIMLIIAAVSGTLFDSVSRTGFFISLMFLVVISTITFMMRKKWRHQQ, encoded by the coding sequence ATGACTAAGACTAAAAGTTCGGATCATACTAAGAAACTTCAATGGTGGCAGCTTTCTCTTATTGGGGTAGGCTGCATCATCGGCACTGGGTTTTTCCTCGGCTCATCGTTAGCGATTCGAAATGCCGGTCCAGCTGTCCTGGTTGCATTCATTCTAGCTGCCATAGGTACGTATATCGTCTTTCAGGCACTGGCAAAACTTACAGCGGAACATCCAGAAAAAGGCTCGTTCCGTTCTTATGCAAAAAAAGCCTTTGGCAGATGGGCTGGGTTTAGTAATGGCTGGGTGTACTGGTCGTCAGAATTATTGATTATGGGCAGTCAATTAACAGCTCTCGCTATCTTTTCTCAATACTGGTTTCCGAACCTGCCTCTCTGGCTGTTATCGACCATATTTGGAGTATTAGGGATCGGAGTAATATGTACTGGTGTAGCTGGATTCGAACGTGTTGAAAATATTTTTGCCATCATTAAAACCGCTGCCATCTTCATGTTCATCATTATAGCCATCCTGGCACTGACCGGAGTCCTGTCTGAAAGCCGTCCTGAACAGACGCTCCATTTTGGCTATACAGAGTTATTTCCGCAAGGTTTAACCGGAGTTTGGACAGCTTTACTTTTTGCCTTTTACGCGTTTGGCGGTATTGAAGTAATGGGGATTATGGCAAACGAATTGAAGGACCCTAAAGATGCTTCCAAGTCAGGAAGAATAATGCTCTTTCTTCTCGGAATCATTTACGTCGTTTCTTTAGGACTAGCTTTATTTCTAATTCCATGGAAGCAGTTCAATCCGGATGAGAGTCCTTTTATCACCGCCTTAACCCCTTTTCATTTATCATTTGTTCCTCACGTATTCAATGGAGCCCTGATTATTGCAGGTTTTTCAACGATGGTGGCTTCCCTGTATGCGATCACATCAATCCTCGCCACTTTATCTGAAGACGGGGATGCTCCAGCTTACTTTGCTGCCAAAAGCAAACGAGATGTTCCTATTCATGCCTTGTTTCTCACGATATCAGGGCTTGGTGCCTCAATTCTTGTTGCCCTGCTTTTGCCTGAGAAGGTATTTGAATATTTGACGACAGCTGCCGGTTTAATGCTTCTCTACAACTGGCTGTTTATCCTGTTTTCTTATAAAAAGTTGATGAAATTAAATGCTGTGGAGCGTGTAACGCGTGGTGCGGGCATCATGTTAATCATAGCTGCAGTCAGTGGAACGTTGTTCGATTCCGTCAGTCGTACCGGTTTTTTCATCAGCCTGATGTTTTTAGTAGTCATAAGTACGATCACGTTTATGATGAGAAAAAAATGGCGTCACCAGCAGTAG
- a CDS encoding short-chain fatty acid transporter — MLRSMTLFFNRIVQRYLPDAFLFAIILTLVVFVLGIGFTGSSPAEMVKYWGDGFWDLLAFAMQMSLIVVTGYILANSPMIKAFLTRISKFATTPGQAILLVTFTSAVACLINYGFGLVVGALLAIHVAKRVPSVDYRLLMASAYSGFLLWHGGLSGSIPLTIATEGHFMEDSMGIIPITETLFSGTNLFIVLILLITLPLLNRLLMNSTKDLAQNNSDFINTETYTQNSESADMPENLTPAERLENSKLISLVVGLLGLSFVVYHFAKNGLDLNINIVNFIFLFLGIIFHQTPRRFLDSVSDAVKNAGGIIIQFPFYAGIMGMMVASGLSEQMSLWFVSISNDFTFPLLTFISAGIVNFFVPSGGGQWAVQAPIMVPAALELGADTAKTAMAVAWGDAWTNMIQPFWALPLLAIAGLKVKDIMGFCLVILLWSFIPISIGLLFM, encoded by the coding sequence ATGCTGCGATCGATGACTTTATTTTTTAATCGTATAGTCCAACGTTATCTGCCAGACGCATTTTTATTCGCTATAATCTTAACCCTAGTTGTTTTTGTTTTAGGAATAGGATTTACCGGAAGTTCACCTGCCGAAATGGTAAAATACTGGGGCGATGGGTTCTGGGATCTTCTCGCTTTTGCCATGCAGATGTCCTTGATTGTCGTGACAGGATATATCCTGGCTAACAGTCCGATGATTAAAGCCTTTCTAACAAGAATTAGCAAATTCGCGACGACACCTGGACAAGCTATCCTGTTAGTTACCTTCACTTCAGCTGTCGCTTGCTTAATAAATTATGGGTTTGGCTTAGTCGTCGGGGCATTGCTGGCCATTCATGTGGCTAAGCGTGTACCCTCTGTTGACTACCGACTCTTAATGGCCAGTGCCTACAGCGGCTTTTTACTTTGGCATGGAGGATTGTCTGGCTCCATTCCTCTCACGATCGCAACGGAAGGTCATTTCATGGAAGACTCCATGGGAATTATTCCTATAACGGAAACACTTTTCAGCGGCACTAACTTATTCATTGTGCTCATTTTACTCATTACCCTTCCTCTCTTGAACCGCCTATTGATGAATTCTACAAAAGATTTAGCTCAAAACAATTCTGATTTCATAAATACAGAAACTTATACACAGAATTCGGAATCTGCGGATATGCCGGAGAACCTAACACCTGCCGAGCGATTAGAAAATAGTAAACTTATTTCCCTTGTAGTCGGGTTGCTAGGTCTTTCCTTTGTTGTTTATCATTTTGCCAAAAACGGACTGGACTTAAATATAAACATCGTCAACTTCATCTTCTTATTCCTCGGCATTATTTTTCATCAAACCCCAAGGCGATTCCTTGATAGTGTGTCTGATGCTGTAAAAAATGCAGGAGGAATCATCATTCAATTTCCTTTCTACGCTGGGATCATGGGCATGATGGTTGCTTCCGGGCTATCTGAACAGATGTCTTTATGGTTTGTTAGTATCTCAAACGACTTTACATTCCCGCTCCTTACGTTTATTAGTGCCGGAATCGTTAACTTCTTCGTGCCTTCCGGAGGAGGACAATGGGCGGTTCAGGCTCCTATCATGGTTCCCGCAGCCCTAGAACTTGGCGCAGATACAGCCAAAACAGCTATGGCCGTGGCCTGGGGAGACGCGTGGACGAATATGATTCAGCCTTTTTGGGCGTTACCGCTTCTGGCGATTGCTGGATTGAAAGTTAAAGATATTATGGGTTTTTGTCTAGTCATTCTATTATGGAGTTTTATTCCTATATCTATTGGATTATTATTCATGTAA
- the uidA gene encoding beta-glucuronidase: MLYPINSETRGVIDLNGIWNFKLDEGRGLEEKWYESRIPDTTPMAVPSSYNDIGVAKEIRNHIGYVWYEREFTLPAYLKDQRIVLRFGSATHKAKVHVNGKKVVEHKGGFLPFEAEINSSLKEGKNRITVAVDNILDESTLPVGLYSETEEEGLGKVIRNNPNFDFFNYAGLHRPVKIYTTPSTYVEDISVVTDFNGTTGSVDYKVDYQGKTSTVKVSVVDEEGQVVASTEGSSASIKIPNVTLWEPLNAYLYYLRVELVQDGQTVDVYEEPFGVRTVEVQDGKFLINNKPFYFKGFGKHEDTPINGRGCNEAANVMDFNILKWIGANSFRTAHYPYSEELMRLADREGLVVIDEAPAVGVHLNFMATSGLGKGEKRDTWSEIQTFEHHKEVMEDLINRDKNHPCVVMWSVANEAATEEEGAAEYFKPLIDLTKELDPQKRPVTIVLFIMATPETDKVAELVDVLALNRYFGWYVDSGDLEAAKVHLRQELKEWNKRCPGKPVMMTEYGADTVAGLHDIDSIMFTEEYQVEFFRANHEVFDEFDHFVGEQVWNFADFETSQGAMRVQGNKKGIFTRDRKPKAAGHELRKRWSGIPDFGYKG, encoded by the coding sequence ATGTTATATCCGATTAATTCAGAAACTCGCGGAGTTATTGATTTGAATGGAATATGGAATTTTAAATTAGACGAAGGAAGAGGTCTGGAGGAAAAGTGGTATGAATCAAGAATTCCAGATACAACACCAATGGCAGTACCTTCTTCCTATAATGATATTGGCGTTGCAAAAGAAATAAGGAACCATATCGGCTATGTATGGTATGAGCGTGAATTTACCTTGCCTGCCTATTTAAAAGATCAACGCATTGTTTTGCGTTTTGGTTCAGCAACTCATAAAGCAAAAGTACACGTAAATGGAAAGAAAGTTGTAGAACACAAAGGCGGATTCCTGCCGTTTGAAGCAGAAATAAATAGCAGCCTAAAGGAAGGGAAAAATAGAATCACCGTAGCAGTTGATAACATTTTAGACGAATCTACGCTTCCAGTTGGGCTTTACAGCGAAACAGAAGAAGAAGGCTTGGGAAAAGTAATTCGCAATAACCCCAACTTTGACTTCTTTAATTATGCTGGTTTACATCGTCCAGTAAAAATTTATACCACCCCGTCAACATATGTTGAGGACATATCCGTAGTAACGGATTTTAACGGCACAACTGGTTCAGTTGATTATAAAGTAGATTATCAAGGCAAAACATCAACTGTAAAAGTCAGCGTTGTAGATGAAGAAGGTCAAGTTGTCGCTTCAACTGAAGGCAGTTCAGCGTCTATAAAGATCCCGAATGTTACCCTCTGGGAGCCCTTAAATGCTTATCTTTATTATCTGAGGGTTGAGTTAGTACAAGATGGCCAAACCGTTGATGTTTATGAAGAGCCATTTGGCGTTCGAACAGTCGAAGTACAGGACGGGAAATTTCTCATTAATAACAAACCATTTTATTTCAAAGGGTTTGGAAAACACGAAGATACACCAATAAACGGAAGAGGGTGTAATGAAGCGGCAAATGTAATGGACTTTAATATATTGAAATGGATTGGGGCAAACTCTTTCCGTACTGCGCACTATCCATATTCTGAAGAACTAATGCGTCTTGCCGACCGGGAAGGACTAGTTGTTATCGATGAAGCACCGGCGGTTGGTGTTCATTTAAACTTTATGGCAACATCCGGTTTAGGAAAAGGTGAAAAGCGTGACACTTGGAGTGAAATTCAAACTTTTGAACATCATAAGGAGGTTATGGAGGACCTTATCAATCGTGATAAAAACCATCCATGTGTTGTGATGTGGTCCGTTGCAAACGAAGCTGCGACGGAGGAAGAAGGAGCTGCTGAATACTTCAAACCGCTCATTGATTTAACAAAGGAACTGGATCCACAAAAACGACCCGTTACCATTGTACTGTTCATTATGGCCACGCCAGAAACCGATAAGGTAGCAGAATTAGTTGATGTTCTAGCATTGAATCGATACTTTGGATGGTATGTGGACAGTGGTGATCTTGAAGCAGCAAAAGTACATCTTCGTCAAGAATTAAAAGAGTGGAATAAACGCTGCCCAGGCAAGCCTGTTATGATGACGGAGTATGGTGCTGATACTGTGGCTGGTCTACATGATATAGATTCGATTATGTTCACAGAGGAATATCAAGTTGAATTCTTTCGAGCAAATCATGAGGTCTTTGATGAATTTGATCATTTTGTCGGAGAACAAGTTTGGAACTTTGCAGACTTTGAGACTAGTCAAGGTGCAATGCGTGTGCAAGGAAACAAAAAAGGAATTTTCACACGTGACCGTAAACCTAAAGCAGCAGGACATGAACTCCGTAAACGTTGGAGTGGGATTCCTGATTTTGGTTATAAAGGATAA
- a CDS encoding MBL fold metallo-hydrolase: protein MADKLIPVTSIASGIEQTVANDIHCLPIQVVNVCFLGNPERPGDWVLIDAGMPKSADKIIETAGELFGTRYNPKAIILTHGHFDHVGAAKELAEYWDVTVYAHEREMPYLNGRKDYPEPDTTVEGGLVSKMSRMFPNEGINLGDRIAPLPEDGTIPHLPEWRWIHTPGHTEGHVSLFRENDRILIAGDAFVTVKQEYLFKVFTQEQEISGPPRYLTTNWEAAWNSVEKLESLKPNVAITGHGFPMAGKELKENLGKLTREFDHIAIPEHGRFVEKQE, encoded by the coding sequence ATGGCAGATAAATTGATTCCCGTAACGTCGATAGCAAGCGGTATTGAACAGACCGTAGCAAACGATATCCATTGCCTGCCCATTCAGGTCGTAAACGTATGTTTCCTGGGCAACCCGGAACGGCCGGGCGATTGGGTGTTGATTGATGCTGGGATGCCGAAATCAGCTGATAAAATTATTGAAACAGCGGGAGAGCTTTTTGGAACACGTTATAACCCTAAAGCTATCATCCTTACTCATGGTCATTTCGATCATGTCGGTGCTGCTAAGGAACTAGCGGAATATTGGGATGTTACGGTGTACGCCCATGAACGAGAAATGCCTTACTTAAACGGCAGAAAAGATTATCCGGAACCTGACACAACTGTAGAAGGTGGTCTTGTTTCAAAAATGTCGCGGATGTTCCCAAATGAGGGTATTAACTTGGGAGATCGTATTGCTCCATTGCCTGAAGATGGCACCATCCCCCACTTGCCAGAATGGCGATGGATCCATACGCCTGGACATACAGAAGGTCATGTTTCATTATTTCGGGAAAACGATCGAATTTTAATTGCAGGTGATGCTTTTGTGACAGTTAAACAGGAGTACTTATTCAAAGTATTCACACAAGAACAAGAAATCAGCGGTCCACCTCGATACTTAACGACAAATTGGGAAGCCGCCTGGAATTCAGTAGAAAAACTTGAATCGTTAAAACCTAACGTAGCTATAACGGGACACGGGTTCCCGATGGCCGGCAAAGAACTGAAGGAGAATCTAGGAAAACTTACTAGAGAATTTGATCATATTGCTATCCCAGAACACGGGAGATTTGTTGAAAAACAGGAATAA
- a CDS encoding DMT family transporter encodes MRRIYFLLMLVMMLWGFNVSAIKVLVSAVDPILLTAFRIFTAGIAVLIVLAFMGILRLPSKKEVWIIFYISIFNVIAHHSFMALGLLYTSGVNAGLIVGMGPLLTMVLSTLLLSKKVTYFKSFGFALGFVGVMITTLTGAGGMTAVSIGDVMVFISIAVQAFSFILISKLNPDLDPRLLTGYMMVIGSVFIFITSMFVESNPAQIFKLVDGKLILIFLFSALICTAFGHMVYNFAIKQVGPSESAIFINFNTFFALVGAALFLNESITISHIIGLVLIVCGVLIGTGAFEFLIKRRRRRARSA; translated from the coding sequence TTGAGAAGAATCTACTTTTTACTCATGCTCGTCATGATGTTGTGGGGGTTCAACGTATCTGCCATCAAGGTGCTTGTGTCGGCTGTTGATCCCATTCTCTTGACTGCGTTCAGAATTTTTACGGCAGGAATAGCTGTGTTAATCGTTCTGGCATTCATGGGAATTCTACGGCTGCCGAGTAAAAAGGAAGTCTGGATCATTTTTTATATTTCGATCTTTAATGTGATTGCCCACCACAGTTTCATGGCCCTTGGCCTTCTGTACACCTCCGGGGTTAATGCAGGGTTGATTGTTGGGATGGGTCCATTGCTCACGATGGTTTTGTCTACATTGCTGTTGAGTAAAAAAGTGACCTATTTCAAGAGTTTTGGTTTCGCACTTGGTTTTGTTGGGGTGATGATCACCACCTTGACTGGCGCTGGCGGGATGACGGCTGTGTCGATTGGCGATGTTATGGTGTTTATTTCTATAGCTGTGCAGGCATTCAGTTTCATCTTGATTAGTAAATTGAACCCGGATCTTGACCCTCGATTGCTAACAGGATATATGATGGTGATTGGATCGGTTTTTATTTTTATCACAAGTATGTTTGTGGAATCGAATCCAGCGCAGATTTTTAAGCTTGTGGATGGCAAGTTAATCTTAATCTTCCTGTTTAGCGCCCTTATTTGCACAGCTTTTGGTCACATGGTTTATAACTTTGCCATTAAGCAAGTCGGGCCATCTGAATCTGCTATATTTATCAACTTTAATACTTTTTTCGCATTGGTTGGAGCTGCATTGTTTTTAAACGAATCGATAACGATCAGTCATATTATTGGTCTTGTGTTGATTGTATGCGGGGTATTAATTGGGACAGGCGCTTTCGAATTTCTGATTAAACGAAGAAGAAGGCGTGCCCGATCTGCTTAA
- a CDS encoding LysE family transporter encodes MVVFLSYIFLGLSLAAPIGPINAAQIDQGIRNGFFHSWVIGLGSIVGELLYILAVFFGVIHFLDMPFMQTFLWSFGAFVLIYTGVESITSSQKFEVRQKGNKDPLKRTFATGFLISVTNPLSILFWLGIYGSVLANTITEYDQLHLILYGAAIIIGLMLWDITMAFVSSGFRKFLTTRALKGISILSGFCMFGFAGYFGYQAIKLLFQF; translated from the coding sequence TTGGTAGTATTCCTAAGTTATATTTTTCTAGGATTATCCCTGGCAGCGCCAATTGGTCCGATCAACGCAGCGCAAATAGATCAGGGCATTAGGAATGGTTTTTTCCATTCATGGGTGATCGGGTTAGGATCAATCGTAGGTGAATTGCTGTATATCTTAGCCGTTTTCTTTGGGGTCATTCACTTTCTGGACATGCCGTTTATGCAAACATTTCTATGGTCTTTTGGTGCCTTCGTCCTCATCTACACAGGGGTTGAGAGTATCACTAGCTCACAAAAATTTGAAGTGCGTCAAAAGGGGAATAAAGATCCTTTAAAGAGAACATTTGCAACCGGATTTCTAATCTCGGTTACTAATCCGCTTTCCATATTGTTTTGGCTTGGGATCTATGGCTCTGTATTAGCCAACACGATTACTGAATATGATCAACTTCATCTAATCTTGTATGGGGCAGCTATTATCATTGGTTTAATGTTGTGGGATATTACCATGGCCTTTGTTTCCAGCGGTTTTAGAAAGTTTCTTACTACCCGTGCATTAAAAGGAATTTCTATCTTGTCAGGCTTCTGCATGTTTGGGTTTGCTGGTTACTTTGGCTATCAGGCGATTAAGTTGCTGTTTCAGTTCTAG